A single genomic interval of Parvularcula marina harbors:
- a CDS encoding TRAP transporter large permease, with protein MALIILFGCLALFLIIGVPVAFALFAASVLTFFYLDIAPVIAVQQMASGMNVFSLMAIPFFIFAGDLMYRAGIAEKLVRLADAALGGTRGGLGQVDVGASMLFGAVSGSAIASVSALGSALTPMMVEKGYDRDYAVNVTCTAAILGLIIPPSHNMIIYAASAGIGISIGELFVAGIVPGVMAGIILGITSWLVARKRGYPKGTFPGWRAFILAAIAAVPGLMTAVIIVVGILAGIFTPTESSAVAIFYTLLVGIFGYRTLGSKQLGLAIAGSVRTTAMVMLIIGSAAAFGWLLALLEAPSALAGFVTSVTDNPVIVMLMVLAALLVLGTFMDMAPLIIITTPIFLPLMISFGYDPVHFGIVLMLALGIGLVTPPVGAVLFVAAAIGKIRIEDTVKTIWPFYLALIIALLLTAFIPALSLTLPGLLG; from the coding sequence ATGGCCCTGATCATTCTCTTCGGTTGCCTCGCCCTGTTCCTAATCATCGGCGTGCCGGTGGCCTTCGCGCTGTTCGCCGCGTCGGTGCTCACCTTCTTCTATCTCGATATCGCGCCCGTCATCGCCGTCCAGCAGATGGCGTCGGGCATGAATGTCTTCTCCTTGATGGCGATCCCGTTCTTCATCTTCGCAGGCGACCTCATGTACCGCGCCGGGATCGCCGAGAAACTCGTGCGGCTCGCCGATGCGGCACTTGGCGGCACAAGGGGCGGGCTCGGTCAGGTCGATGTCGGCGCGTCCATGCTGTTCGGCGCGGTCTCGGGTTCGGCGATTGCGTCGGTTTCGGCGCTCGGCTCCGCCCTCACCCCGATGATGGTCGAGAAGGGATATGACCGCGATTACGCCGTCAATGTCACCTGCACGGCGGCCATCCTTGGGCTGATCATTCCGCCCTCGCATAACATGATCATCTATGCTGCGTCCGCTGGGATCGGCATTTCCATCGGTGAGCTCTTTGTCGCCGGGATCGTCCCCGGCGTGATGGCCGGGATCATCCTCGGCATCACCTCATGGCTGGTCGCCCGCAAGCGCGGCTATCCCAAGGGTACCTTCCCCGGCTGGCGCGCCTTTATCCTCGCCGCCATCGCCGCCGTGCCGGGCCTGATGACCGCGGTGATCATCGTCGTCGGCATCCTTGCGGGGATCTTCACCCCGACGGAAAGCTCCGCCGTTGCGATCTTCTATACCCTCCTTGTCGGGATTTTCGGCTACCGCACGCTGGGCTCAAAACAGCTCGGGCTGGCCATTGCGGGATCGGTCAGGACCACCGCCATGGTCATGTTGATCATCGGCTCAGCGGCGGCATTCGGTTGGCTCCTCGCCCTCCTGGAGGCGCCCTCCGCACTGGCTGGCTTTGTCACCAGCGTCACCGACAATCCCGTTATCGTCATGCTGATGGTGCTCGCCGCGCTTCTTGTTCTTGGCACGTTCATGGACATGGCGCCGCTGATCATCATTACAACGCCGATCTTCCTGCCGCTGATGATCAGTTTTGGATATGACCCCGTCCATTTCGGCATCGTCCTGATGCTGGCGCTCGGCATCGGGCTCGTCACCCCGCCGGTCGGTGCGGTGCTGTTCGTGGCCGCCGCCATCGGCAAGATCAGGATAGAGGACACGGTCAAGACGATCTGGCCCTTCTATCTGGCCTTGATCATCGCACTCCTGCTAACGGCATTCATTCCTGCCCTGTCGCTGACGCTGCCCGGACTGCTTGGATGA
- the uxaC gene encoding glucuronate isomerase, translating to MTTPLSLHPDRLFSADPTQRDIARRLYAQVKDLPIVSPHGHTDPEWFALNEHFPDPAQLLIVPDHYVFRMLYSQGVPLEKLGIPTVDGSPVETDGRKIWRLFAENYHLFRGTPSRMWLDWVFSEVFGFEALLTVDTADHYYDVMAEKLTTDAFRPRALFEQFNIEIIATTEGALDPLTHHQTIMEDDWDGRVVTTYRPDTVIDPEHEAFTESLAAFGELTGEDVMSWEGYLNAHRQRREYFKEKGGATATDHGHRTARTANLSEADKRALFTRVVSGDLEADDADLFRGQMLTEMARMSLEDGLVMQIHPGVHRNHNLPLFDTFGRDKGADIPAPSEYVEALSPLLEAVGNEPDLNIILFTLDEDVYSRELAPLAGHYPALKLGPPWWFHDSPEGMRRFRERTTETAGFYNTAGFNDDTRAFLSIPARHDVARRMDCVFLAQLVAEHRLPEDEAHEVAHDLAYRLAKEAYKFS from the coding sequence ATGACCACTCCACTCTCTCTACATCCCGACCGCCTTTTCTCTGCCGATCCAACCCAGCGCGACATCGCCCGGCGCCTTTATGCGCAGGTCAAGGACCTGCCGATTGTCTCGCCGCATGGGCATACGGACCCCGAATGGTTCGCCCTGAATGAGCACTTTCCCGACCCGGCGCAGCTTCTCATTGTGCCGGATCACTATGTCTTCCGTATGCTGTATAGCCAGGGCGTGCCGCTGGAGAAACTCGGCATCCCGACGGTGGATGGCAGCCCCGTTGAGACGGACGGGCGGAAAATCTGGCGGCTCTTCGCCGAGAATTATCACCTTTTCCGGGGCACGCCGTCCCGCATGTGGCTCGACTGGGTCTTCTCGGAAGTCTTCGGGTTCGAGGCGCTGCTGACCGTCGACACCGCCGATCACTATTATGATGTGATGGCAGAGAAGCTGACCACAGATGCGTTCCGCCCCCGTGCACTGTTCGAGCAGTTTAATATCGAGATCATCGCGACGACCGAAGGCGCACTCGATCCCCTCACCCATCACCAGACGATCATGGAGGATGACTGGGATGGCCGGGTCGTCACGACCTATCGTCCCGATACGGTCATTGACCCAGAGCACGAAGCCTTCACCGAAAGCCTTGCGGCATTTGGCGAGCTGACCGGCGAGGATGTCATGAGCTGGGAGGGGTATCTCAATGCCCATCGCCAGCGGCGGGAATATTTCAAGGAAAAGGGCGGCGCGACTGCGACCGATCACGGGCACCGCACCGCGCGCACGGCCAATCTCTCCGAAGCGGACAAGCGCGCGCTGTTCACACGTGTTGTCTCAGGTGATCTTGAGGCAGATGACGCTGACCTCTTCCGGGGGCAGATGCTGACCGAAATGGCACGGATGAGCCTTGAAGATGGCCTCGTCATGCAGATCCATCCGGGCGTGCACCGCAATCACAATTTGCCGCTTTTTGACACATTCGGACGGGACAAGGGCGCAGATATTCCGGCCCCGTCGGAATATGTCGAGGCGCTCTCGCCGCTACTCGAAGCGGTGGGGAATGAGCCGGATCTCAACATCATCCTCTTCACGCTCGATGAAGATGTCTATTCGCGGGAGCTGGCACCGCTTGCCGGGCATTATCCGGCTCTGAAACTTGGGCCGCCCTGGTGGTTCCACGACAGCCCCGAAGGGATGCGGCGATTCCGTGAACGGACGACCGAGACGGCTGGCTTCTACAACACCGCCGGCTTCAATGACGACACGCGGGCGTTTCTCTCGATCCCGGCCCGGCACGATGTCGCGCGGCGGATGGATTGCGTCTTCCTTGCGCAACTCGTCGCTGAACATCGCCTGCCTGAAGACGAGGCACATGAGGTCGCGCATGACCTTGCCTACCGGCTCGCCAAGGAAGCCTATAAATTCTCGTGA
- a CDS encoding mannitol dehydrogenase family protein, whose protein sequence is MTMKRLSSDTLNELSYIVKTPGYDRAALRPRLVHLGVGAFHRAHQAVYTEETNEREAGEWGTTGISLRSPTAASQLAPQDHLYTVGTMDGERISYRLISNMMRMITAPEAPEAALAALAAPEVCAVTLTITEKGYALDPATGRLKTEDPDIAADLQTPEAPRSAIGYLAAALRIRYAASALPFTIISCDNLPSNGARVREAVLQYAGRIDRDFAAWIEREGAFPDTMVDRIVPATTPEDITETAEAIRLRDDAHVKAEPFRQWVIENKFAADRPQWEAAGAQIVEDVAAFETAKLRLLNGPHSAIAYLGYLSGYDYVHQVMDDVDLSPFITLLMDEEILPTVTPPAGVSLPSYTEALRERFLNSALRHRTWQIAMDGSQKLPQRLLDTIRDRQKMGLPYDRLALAVAAWIAYARGRTIHGEKIDVRDPLSARFAEIASASSGVDSLLQGFLSLGEVFGDDLSRDLGFAGTVLTQLQRLMTDGPQAAAGALS, encoded by the coding sequence ATGACCATGAAACGGCTCTCTTCGGACACTCTCAATGAGCTGTCCTATATCGTCAAAACGCCCGGTTACGACCGCGCGGCCCTGCGCCCCCGGCTCGTTCATCTGGGGGTCGGCGCGTTCCACCGTGCCCATCAGGCGGTCTATACCGAGGAGACCAATGAGCGCGAGGCAGGCGAATGGGGCACGACCGGCATCTCGTTGAGATCCCCGACGGCGGCGTCACAGCTCGCCCCGCAGGATCATCTTTACACGGTCGGCACAATGGATGGAGAGCGCATCTCCTACCGGCTGATCAGCAACATGATGCGCATGATCACAGCGCCCGAAGCGCCAGAGGCAGCGCTCGCCGCGCTCGCCGCCCCGGAGGTCTGCGCCGTTACCCTGACGATTACCGAGAAGGGCTATGCTCTTGACCCCGCAACGGGCCGTCTGAAGACGGAAGATCCCGATATCGCGGCGGATCTCCAGACGCCTGAGGCCCCGCGATCGGCCATCGGCTATCTGGCAGCAGCTTTACGCATCCGATATGCGGCGAGCGCTCTCCCTTTCACGATCATCTCCTGTGACAATCTGCCGTCGAACGGCGCGCGCGTCCGCGAAGCGGTGCTGCAATATGCCGGACGGATCGACCGGGACTTTGCCGCCTGGATTGAGCGCGAAGGCGCTTTCCCCGACACCATGGTCGACCGGATCGTCCCTGCAACGACGCCCGAGGACATCACCGAAACAGCAGAAGCCATCAGGCTGCGTGATGACGCCCATGTGAAGGCCGAGCCCTTCCGCCAATGGGTGATCGAGAACAAATTCGCCGCTGACCGTCCGCAATGGGAAGCCGCGGGCGCGCAGATCGTTGAGGATGTCGCGGCTTTCGAGACAGCCAAGCTCCGTCTGCTGAATGGTCCGCATTCCGCGATTGCCTATCTCGGCTATCTTTCGGGCTATGACTACGTCCATCAGGTGATGGACGATGTTGATCTGTCGCCCTTCATCACCCTGCTGATGGATGAAGAGATCCTGCCCACGGTGACGCCCCCCGCCGGCGTATCCCTCCCATCCTATACCGAAGCGCTGCGCGAGAGGTTCCTCAATTCCGCTTTGCGTCACCGGACATGGCAGATCGCCATGGATGGCAGCCAGAAACTGCCCCAGCGCCTACTTGATACGATCCGTGACCGGCAGAAGATGGGTCTTCCCTATGATCGGCTCGCCCTCGCGGTGGCGGCATGGATCGCCTATGCCCGTGGACGGACGATCCACGGCGAGAAGATCGATGTCCGCGACCCGCTCAGCGCGCGTTTTGCGGAAATCGCCTCCGCTTCATCAGGGGTAGACAGCCTGCTGCAGGGTTTTCTAAGCCTCGGGGAGGTTTTCGGGGATGATCTCTCCCGTGACCTCGGCTTTGCCGGCACCGTCCTTACCCAATTGCAGCGCCTGATGACCGATGGTCCACAGGCCGCCGCAGGAGCCCTGTCATGA
- a CDS encoding TRAP transporter substrate-binding protein gives MTLSRRQFTQAAIAGLGAAGLSSCAKAERPLFAADAQPADYPTVKALEFIAKRLEEETAGRLAMRIYAGAQLGRERDTLEITVFGGLDVNRVNTAPLNPIAEETLVPALPFVFRSIDHMRAAVDGAPGQKILDALRPKGLVGLCYYDSGARSFYNAKRPVLTPDDLGGMKIRVQNSDLYVSMVEALGANATPMSFAEVYQGLIQGVIDGAENNWPSYETTRHFEAAPYYSRTEHIMAPEVLVMSLRRWEKLSEDDQELFRRIARESVPVMRDIWDARVEKSKEIVMAGGIELVDPVDKAPFQEKMQPVYDRFVSSKLRPLVEEIQAMEVPGV, from the coding sequence GTGACCCTCAGCCGCCGCCAGTTCACGCAAGCCGCCATCGCCGGTCTTGGGGCCGCAGGGCTCTCCTCCTGCGCCAAGGCCGAGCGCCCGCTGTTTGCGGCGGATGCACAACCGGCGGATTACCCGACCGTCAAGGCGCTCGAATTCATCGCCAAGCGGCTGGAGGAGGAAACGGCTGGCCGGCTCGCCATGCGGATCTATGCGGGCGCCCAGCTTGGCCGCGAGCGGGACACGCTGGAAATCACCGTGTTCGGCGGGCTCGATGTCAATCGGGTGAACACGGCACCCCTCAATCCGATTGCGGAGGAAACGCTCGTCCCCGCTTTGCCCTTTGTCTTCCGGTCGATTGACCATATGCGTGCCGCCGTCGATGGCGCACCGGGGCAGAAGATCCTTGATGCGCTCCGGCCCAAGGGGCTTGTCGGGCTCTGCTATTATGATTCAGGCGCGCGCAGTTTCTATAACGCCAAGCGCCCGGTCCTGACCCCCGACGATCTTGGCGGCATGAAGATCCGGGTGCAGAATTCAGATCTCTATGTCTCGATGGTCGAAGCGCTGGGCGCGAATGCGACACCGATGAGTTTCGCAGAAGTCTATCAGGGGCTGATTCAAGGCGTCATTGATGGCGCGGAGAACAACTGGCCCTCCTATGAGACGACCCGTCATTTCGAGGCGGCGCCCTATTATTCCCGGACGGAACATATCATGGCGCCGGAAGTGCTCGTCATGTCGCTACGGCGCTGGGAGAAGCTGAGCGAGGATGATCAGGAGCTGTTCCGGCGGATCGCCCGCGAGTCCGTGCCCGTCATGCGCGACATCTGGGATGCGCGCGTCGAGAAATCAAAAGAGATCGTGATGGCGGGTGGCATTGAACTCGTCGACCCGGTCGACAAGGCGCCGTTCCAGGAAAAGATGCAGCCGGTCTATGACCGCTTCGTCAGCTCCAAACTGCGCCCGCTGGTCGAGGAAATTCAGGCAATGGAGGTGCCCGGTGTCTGA
- a CDS encoding rhodanese-like domain-containing protein — protein MRDLSPAEIKAGMADGKIMLIDVREPHEFSESRIAGAFNFPLSTFDPLALPVSGDRQIVFHCGTGKRSGMALDQCQQEGVAVTSHMAGGIQAWRKDGLKVIAVDPSTGQLKEI, from the coding sequence ATGCGCGATCTATCCCCCGCCGAGATAAAGGCTGGCATGGCTGATGGAAAAATCATGCTGATCGATGTCAGGGAGCCGCATGAATTCAGCGAATCGAGGATCGCAGGGGCGTTCAATTTCCCGTTATCGACCTTTGACCCGCTGGCCCTGCCGGTCTCTGGAGACCGCCAGATCGTCTTTCACTGCGGCACGGGCAAGCGCTCCGGCATGGCGCTCGACCAGTGCCAGCAGGAGGGAGTGGCGGTCACCTCGCATATGGCGGGCGGCATTCAGGCCTGGCGCAAGGACGGTCTAAAAGTGATCGCCGTTGATCCCTCGACGGGGCAGCTCAAGGAAATCTGA
- a CDS encoding ArsR/SmtB family transcription factor — translation MNIEDMQQSAGDAADFLRSLANEKRLMIVCQLISGEMSVGELCESLDVRQSTMSQQLALLRMEGIVKTRKEAQTVYYSLANDGARQVVEILHGMFCSENGAAKPARRKVGATA, via the coding sequence ATGAATATAGAGGACATGCAGCAATCCGCCGGCGACGCCGCCGATTTCCTCCGCTCTCTCGCCAATGAGAAGCGGTTGATGATCGTGTGTCAGCTGATTTCCGGCGAGATGAGTGTCGGGGAGCTATGTGAATCCCTTGATGTGCGCCAGAGCACCATGTCCCAGCAACTCGCCCTCCTCCGCATGGAAGGCATCGTGAAGACCCGCAAGGAAGCCCAGACGGTCTATTACTCGCTGGCCAATGACGGCGCGCGTCAGGTCGTCGAGATCCTGCACGGCATGTTCTGCAGCGAAAATGGTGCCGCTAAGCCCGCACGCCGCAAAGTTGGGGCCACGGCCTGA
- a CDS encoding NAD(P)/FAD-dependent oxidoreductase, protein MAHIVVLGAGLGGVPMALEMRQQARKEDTVTVISDQPVFSFTPSNPWVAVDWRKPDQIQVELEPVFKKKKIDFIHCRAKKVRPEQNAVELDDGRMIDYDYLVIATGPELAFDEIEGLGPHGGHTHSVCTTPHALEASKAWEDFVKDPGPIVVGAVQGASCFGPAYEYAFILDTDLRKRKIRDKVPMTFVTSEPYIGHLGLDGVGDTKGMLESELRERHIKFITSARIQKFLPDMVVVEEMDDDGSVKKVHELPQNFSMMLPAFRGIEAVRDIEGLVNPRGFVTVDEAQQNAAFPNIFSVGVCVAIPPVGQYAVPVGVPKTGFMIESMVRATAHNIRRLLDAKKPDAEATWNAVCIADFGDGGVAFVAMPQIPPRNVNWAASGKWVHWAKAAFEKYFVGKIRRGVSEPFYERVTLDLLGITKTKKEEKSQLSEG, encoded by the coding sequence ATGGCCCATATTGTCGTCCTTGGTGCCGGACTTGGCGGCGTGCCCATGGCACTCGAGATGCGCCAGCAGGCCCGCAAGGAAGATACCGTCACCGTCATTTCCGACCAGCCGGTCTTCTCCTTCACCCCGTCCAATCCCTGGGTGGCTGTCGACTGGCGCAAGCCAGACCAGATCCAGGTCGAGCTGGAGCCCGTCTTCAAAAAGAAGAAAATCGACTTCATCCATTGCCGTGCCAAAAAAGTACGGCCCGAGCAGAACGCCGTCGAACTCGATGACGGCCGGATGATCGACTATGATTATCTAGTGATCGCGACCGGGCCGGAGCTGGCTTTTGACGAGATCGAGGGCCTCGGGCCTCATGGCGGCCACACCCATTCGGTCTGTACAACGCCCCATGCACTCGAAGCCTCCAAAGCGTGGGAGGACTTTGTCAAAGATCCGGGACCCATCGTTGTCGGCGCGGTACAGGGCGCGTCCTGTTTCGGGCCGGCCTATGAGTATGCCTTCATTCTCGATACCGACCTCCGTAAGCGGAAGATCCGCGACAAGGTGCCGATGACCTTTGTCACCTCGGAGCCCTATATCGGGCATCTGGGTCTCGACGGGGTCGGCGATACCAAGGGCATGCTCGAAAGCGAGCTGCGTGAGCGGCATATCAAATTCATCACCAGTGCCCGTATACAGAAATTCCTGCCCGACATGGTCGTTGTTGAGGAAATGGATGATGATGGCAGTGTGAAGAAGGTTCACGAATTGCCGCAAAATTTCTCCATGATGCTGCCGGCCTTCCGGGGCATTGAGGCGGTGCGGGACATTGAGGGTCTCGTCAATCCGCGCGGCTTCGTCACGGTCGATGAAGCCCAGCAGAATGCTGCCTTTCCGAACATTTTCTCGGTCGGCGTCTGCGTTGCCATCCCGCCCGTCGGTCAATATGCCGTGCCCGTCGGGGTGCCGAAAACCGGCTTCATGATCGAGAGCATGGTGCGGGCGACCGCGCACAATATCCGCCGCCTGCTCGACGCCAAGAAACCCGATGCCGAGGCAACATGGAATGCCGTCTGTATTGCTGATTTTGGCGATGGCGGTGTCGCCTTTGTCGCCATGCCGCAGATCCCGCCGCGCAACGTCAACTGGGCGGCCAGCGGCAAATGGGTTCACTGGGCCAAGGCGGCCTTCGAGAAATATTTCGTCGGCAAGATCCGCCGCGGGGTTAGCGAGCCTTTCTATGAGCGCGTGACGCTCGACCTGCTCGGCATCACCAAGACCAAGAAAGAAGAGAAATCCCAGCTCTCAGAGGGCTGA
- a CDS encoding TRAP transporter small permease — MSEPLPTEGPVARMSRLLSLACMWLAGIGLCAMTAIILWQVFARYVLNSSPSWSEQAALYILIWTILFGGAAGVRENFHIRMTAFQDALGKHRVIPLIVAHLITGAIGVFLVIYGANLVVRLWDFTIPTLGVPRGSAMLPMPIAGVLITGFVLEHLIAIFRGREVTPSWP, encoded by the coding sequence GTGTCTGAACCCCTTCCCACCGAAGGCCCTGTCGCGCGGATGTCGCGGCTCCTCTCGCTTGCCTGCATGTGGCTCGCCGGGATCGGCCTTTGCGCGATGACAGCCATCATCCTGTGGCAGGTCTTTGCGCGCTATGTTCTTAATTCGAGCCCGTCATGGTCCGAACAGGCGGCATTATACATCCTTATATGGACGATCCTGTTCGGCGGGGCCGCCGGGGTACGAGAGAATTTCCATATTCGCATGACCGCCTTTCAGGATGCGCTCGGTAAGCACCGCGTGATCCCGCTGATCGTTGCTCACCTGATCACTGGCGCTATCGGCGTCTTCCTTGTGATCTATGGCGCCAATCTGGTCGTGAGGCTCTGGGATTTCACGATCCCTACGCTCGGCGTGCCCAGAGGTTCCGCCATGCTGCCCATGCCGATTGCCGGCGTGCTCATCACCGGCTTCGTGCTTGAACATTTGATCGCGATCTTCCGCGGGCGGGAGGTGACCCCGTCATGGCCCTGA
- a CDS encoding sugar kinase, which yields MTAIPAPVFIIGEAMIELSGLDGKTAQVGVAGDTFNTAVYLARAGVPVSYLTALGEDPFSERIREALQDEGIDTSHVLTAPGRNAGLYAISLDDEGERTFTYWRNDSAARAFFSAPGAENALDAMAKAPAVYLSGISLSLYGPDDRARLFDVLKTVRDNGGEVIFDLNYRPRGWPDSQTAHAVLDKASQLATICLPTFEDVEALYGTKDPETASTKYQDLGAREVTVKDGGNGAYLSSGGWVKPAEKIRPVDTTGAGDSFNAGYLTARIKGLPPEEAALAGHRLAGAVICEKGAILPKGHPAWPETA from the coding sequence ATGACTGCGATCCCCGCCCCCGTCTTCATCATCGGCGAAGCCATGATCGAGCTTTCCGGCCTTGACGGGAAAACCGCGCAGGTCGGCGTGGCGGGCGATACGTTCAACACGGCTGTTTATCTGGCCCGAGCCGGTGTGCCGGTCTCTTATCTTACAGCGCTCGGCGAGGATCCCTTCAGTGAACGGATCAGAGAAGCGCTGCAGGATGAAGGTATCGACACCTCTCACGTGCTGACCGCACCGGGCCGCAATGCCGGGCTTTATGCGATCTCGCTCGATGATGAAGGTGAGCGCACCTTTACCTATTGGCGCAATGACAGCGCCGCGCGCGCCTTTTTCTCCGCCCCCGGCGCTGAGAACGCGCTGGACGCGATGGCGAAAGCACCGGCAGTCTATCTCAGCGGGATCTCACTCTCCCTTTACGGGCCGGACGATCGGGCAAGACTGTTCGATGTTCTCAAAACCGTGCGCGATAATGGCGGTGAGGTCATTTTCGATCTCAATTACCGGCCGCGCGGTTGGCCCGACAGCCAGACGGCCCATGCCGTTCTCGACAAGGCGTCCCAGCTCGCAACGATCTGCCTGCCGACTTTCGAGGATGTCGAAGCCCTCTACGGCACGAAAGATCCAGAGACGGCATCGACCAAATATCAGGATCTGGGCGCAAGAGAAGTCACCGTCAAAGATGGCGGCAATGGCGCCTATCTCTCAAGCGGCGGCTGGGTGAAACCAGCCGAGAAGATCCGCCCGGTTGATACGACAGGCGCCGGGGACAGCTTTAATGCCGGTTATCTGACCGCACGAATAAAAGGTCTGCCCCCTGAGGAAGCCGCCCTTGCAGGTCACCGCCTTGCCGGCGCCGTCATCTGTGAGAAAGGCGCGATCCTGCCCAAGGGTCATCCCGCCTGGCCGGAAACAGCGTAA
- the manD gene encoding D-mannonate dehydratase ManD, producing the protein MAGETAGQGGAGSANDRQITGAKVIVCSPGRNFVTLKIETKSGVTGLGDATLNGRELAVVAYLEEHVIPNLIGRDAGRIEDIWQFLYRGAYWRRGPVTMSAIAAVDTALWDIKAKMAGMPLVDLLGGRSREGVLVYGHANGKDIEGTLDEVLRYKEMGYRAIRAQSGVPGLEKAYGVSKDRMFYEPAGSELPDTESWDTRAYLNFLPKLFDRLRDKLGFEIALLHDGHHRMTPQEAARLGKSLEPYDLFWLEDATPAENQEAFRLIRQHTTTPLAVGEVFNTVHDCRELIQNQLIDYIRTTVVHAGGITHLRRIAHLAELYQVRTGSHGATDLSPVCMGAALHFDTWVPNFGIQEYMRHTDLTDEVFPHDYRFEDGYLIAGLTPGHGVTIDEDLAAKHPYDPKQLPVARLRDGTLWNW; encoded by the coding sequence ATGGCGGGCGAAACGGCAGGACAGGGCGGCGCGGGATCCGCGAATGACCGGCAGATCACGGGCGCGAAGGTCATTGTCTGCTCGCCAGGACGGAATTTCGTCACGCTCAAGATCGAGACCAAGAGCGGGGTTACGGGGCTCGGCGATGCGACGCTCAATGGCCGCGAACTCGCTGTCGTTGCCTATCTAGAGGAACATGTGATCCCGAACCTGATCGGCCGCGATGCGGGCCGGATCGAGGATATCTGGCAGTTCCTCTATCGTGGTGCCTATTGGCGGCGGGGGCCGGTGACGATGTCGGCGATTGCTGCTGTGGACACGGCTCTGTGGGATATCAAGGCCAAGATGGCTGGGATGCCGCTGGTCGATCTTCTCGGCGGGCGCAGCCGTGAGGGCGTCCTTGTATACGGCCATGCCAATGGCAAGGACATCGAGGGCACGCTTGATGAAGTGCTGCGCTATAAGGAGATGGGCTATCGCGCGATCCGGGCCCAGTCAGGCGTGCCGGGGCTTGAGAAAGCCTATGGCGTCTCAAAAGACCGGATGTTCTACGAACCCGCCGGCAGTGAACTTCCCGATACGGAAAGCTGGGACACACGGGCCTACCTCAATTTCCTGCCAAAGCTGTTTGACCGCCTGCGCGACAAGCTCGGTTTTGAGATTGCGCTCCTCCATGACGGCCACCACCGCATGACCCCGCAGGAAGCGGCACGTCTCGGCAAATCGCTGGAGCCTTATGATCTCTTCTGGCTGGAGGACGCAACTCCCGCGGAGAACCAGGAAGCCTTCCGCCTTATCCGTCAGCATACGACAACACCGCTCGCCGTGGGGGAGGTTTTCAACACCGTTCATGATTGCCGCGAGCTGATCCAGAACCAGTTGATCGACTATATCCGTACGACTGTCGTTCATGCGGGCGGCATCACCCATCTGCGGCGCATTGCCCATCTGGCGGAACTCTATCAGGTGCGGACGGGCAGCCATGGGGCGACGGACTTGTCGCCGGTCTGCATGGGCGCGGCCCTTCATTTTGACACATGGGTGCCGAATTTCGGCATTCAGGAATATATGCGGCATACGGATCTGACGGACGAGGTCTTCCCGCATGATTACCGTTTTGAGGACGGTTATCTGATTGCCGGTTTAACGCCCGGACATGGCGTCACGATCGATGAGGATTTGGCCGCAAAGCACCCTTACGATCCCAAACAGCTTCCCGTGGCACGCCTGCGCGACGGCACGCTCTGGAACTGGTAA
- a CDS encoding YgaP family membrane protein translates to MNIDRAVFALAGTMILVSIALSLTAHPYWLFLTGFVGLNMLQAAFTGFCPAAMIFKAMGLNSGCAFK, encoded by the coding sequence ATGAATATCGACCGCGCCGTTTTCGCCCTCGCTGGCACCATGATTCTGGTGAGCATTGCGCTGAGCCTGACGGCTCATCCGTACTGGCTGTTTCTGACCGGCTTTGTCGGCCTGAACATGCTGCAGGCGGCCTTCACCGGCTTTTGCCCCGCAGCGATGATCTTCAAGGCCATGGGCCTCAATTCAGGCTGCGCTTTTAAATAA